One stretch of Dehalococcoidales bacterium DNA includes these proteins:
- a CDS encoding aminotransferase class IV yields MTELVYLNGSLVARDDARIAVLDYGFLYGFGLFETMRAYGGHVFRLDRHLDRLLHSAERLGIVVEGDALERAVTETIRANGLSDARIRLTVSIGEGRVVPDPTTCGEPTVLVVAGNYQPFSEEVYQKGFSAVVSSIRRNSQSPLSGMKTLNFLESMLARQEARTAGADEALLLNEVGLLTEASMSNVFLVGNGSLKTPGLESGVLPGVTRETVLELAGGLGIDAVGCDITMDEFMRADAAFLTNSVMEIMPLTGVEGKPVGSGKPGPVTQKLMTGYREMVRREVGK; encoded by the coding sequence GTGACTGAACTGGTTTATCTCAACGGCTCTCTGGTGGCCCGAGACGATGCCCGCATTGCCGTGCTCGACTACGGCTTTCTCTACGGATTCGGCCTGTTCGAGACCATGCGGGCCTACGGAGGACACGTTTTCCGCCTTGACCGGCACCTTGACCGGCTGCTTCATTCTGCGGAAAGGCTTGGCATAGTCGTTGAGGGCGATGCTCTGGAAAGAGCGGTGACGGAGACCATCCGTGCCAACGGACTCAGCGATGCCCGTATCCGGCTCACCGTATCTATCGGTGAGGGTAGGGTAGTCCCTGACCCGACTACGTGTGGTGAGCCGACGGTGCTGGTGGTGGCGGGGAATTACCAACCGTTTTCGGAAGAGGTCTATCAGAAAGGTTTCAGTGCGGTGGTATCATCTATCCGCCGCAATAGCCAGTCGCCTCTCTCCGGCATGAAGACGCTCAACTTCCTGGAGAGTATGCTGGCAAGGCAGGAAGCAAGGACTGCCGGTGCTGATGAAGCCCTCCTTCTCAACGAAGTGGGACTGCTGACCGAGGCCAGCATGAGCAACGTGTTCCTCGTCGGCAATGGTTCCCTGAAGACACCGGGACTGGAAAGCGGTGTTCTTCCCGGAGTTACCAGGGAGACGGTACTTGAGCTTGCCGGGGGACTGGGCATAGACGCGGTGGGATGTGACATAACGATGGACGAGTTCATGAGAGCGGACGCGGCATTCCTGACCAACTCGGTGATGGAAATCATGCCGCTTACCGGGGTAGAGGGAAAGCCGGTGGGTTCCGGTAAGCCGGGGCCGGTTACACAGAAGCTGATGACGGGGTACAGGGAGATGGTGAGACGGGAGGTGGGGAAGTAG
- a CDS encoding NUDIX hydrolase translates to MVFRTIADFAPDGVEVGVGLALQDDAGFYIFFLAGTRHRCPPGELFYGGIGGHREANEDWLMCAHREAKEEIGTDVDILPASATWYIPQQGPVQQIKVSDKPRLFAFYEMIHPPGTPRAGELYHIVIYRAHLHDTPRDLPPDELQAVIALTKEQVVRGLERKPTLAELLKEGALLLAGRGQVDRQVRLYPLGTAAALAHILGQINKA, encoded by the coding sequence ATGGTGTTCAGGACGATTGCAGACTTCGCCCCTGACGGTGTCGAAGTCGGGGTTGGGCTTGCCTTGCAAGACGACGCTGGGTTCTATATCTTCTTTCTAGCGGGCACCCGCCATCGTTGTCCCCCGGGTGAGTTATTCTACGGCGGCATAGGCGGTCATCGGGAAGCAAACGAAGACTGGCTGATGTGCGCGCATCGAGAGGCAAAAGAGGAAATCGGGACGGACGTTGATATTCTCCCTGCCTCAGCTACGTGGTATATTCCCCAGCAAGGGCCGGTCCAACAAATCAAGGTGAGCGACAAGCCACGACTATTTGCGTTCTACGAGATGATTCACCCGCCCGGGACACCGCGGGCGGGCGAGCTATACCACATCGTTATATACAGGGCACATCTGCATGATACTCCCCGAGACTTGCCGCCAGATGAGTTGCAGGCCGTTATCGCGTTGACGAAAGAGCAGGTAGTCCGGGGCCTGGAACGCAAACCAACACTGGCGGAGCTGCTGAAGGAAGGGGCTCTATTGCTGGCAGGGAGAGGGCAGGTAGACCGGCAAGTCCGCCTCTATCCACTTGGCACAGCAGCGGCTTTGGCCCATATATTAGGGCAGATTAACAAGGCATGA